In Bubalus kerabau isolate K-KA32 ecotype Philippines breed swamp buffalo chromosome 4, PCC_UOA_SB_1v2, whole genome shotgun sequence, one DNA window encodes the following:
- the LOC129651024 gene encoding LOW QUALITY PROTEIN: liprin-alpha-1-like (The sequence of the model RefSeq protein was modified relative to this genomic sequence to represent the inferred CDS: inserted 2 bases in 2 codons; substituted 2 bases at 2 genomic stop codons), whose translation MSRGRVYTQDAMEAPTPPSGLRLGTHSSLMAVTGPSVVGGSCGVRLGWRVEVLKRHLRELQQIKRKKRECVQGELRAGPQTELASPTEEVSACQEQLLARGKEIAEMRAERNNTRLLLEHLECLVSRYVPSLRMKMGKQKAQSPAGMRSKVEVLTALKSLFEYHKALDEKVRERLRGALERCSLLEEELGATHKEISLISHRLMILKEKKNPEKILMDGVLDVNPKQENMPSADGKRTRDGSLARVIQLQEIINNQLRESQRKELLSQMKELLAALSAQVTEMEEDLDTARKDLLKSEEVNVKLERDLREAMAQKEDMEKRITTLEKRYLAAQRKASSVHDLDDKPENEITNKDSLHRQEEDKNRPLQEHLELEEQKLQQTLPRAETLPEVEAELAQRVAALSKSELWSSGSSVTKEAKLLELTSQLRKVEERHRNIKERLRQMEAQLEENKKELLWVQPLKDQDREHGQQASVLANVAQAFESDEGASDGEGDGVTLFSSASLLSPSGQADAETLAMMIQEQLDKINEEIRLIQEKAEGIESRVGKRSPSNLRRFKTLNSLNLNPASSHASSFPPSRGRSKPRRRRRRLARKVDKLDIKTLPSDLRKHCXKLPPIPEEVQDDKTAIKCEASTPALLRFLRLDRLDRGSPHRASYEDIRDARNSTGSQDSPGGNPSSSQDSLQKAPKKKGIKSSIGRLFGKKEKGRPGHPGKEALGPGGCLTVQREEARIYKKKHELLEEAWRQGVPXSQWDGPTVVVWLEFXVGMPAWYVAACXANVKSGVIVPPLLDTEIQREIGISNPLHLLKLRLAIQEIMSLTGPSAPPRSRTVHLPPSVGRVRAPFVSLPGFSIQMSTVPD comes from the exons ttgaggttttaaaaagacatctCCGAGAACTCCAGCAGATAAAgcgaaaaaaaagagaatgtgttcagggtgaactgcgggcgggaccccaaact gagttggcATCACCTACGGAAGAAGTCAGTGCATGCCAAGAGCAGCTTCTagcaagaggaaaagagattgCCGAGATGAGAGCTGAAAggaacaacaccagg ctgctgctggagcacctggaaTGCCTGGTTTCACGCTATGTGCCGTCCCTCCGGATGAAGATGGGCAAGCAGAAGGCGCAGTCCCCGGCCGGCATGAGAAGCAAGGTGGAGGTGCTCACGGCCCTGAAATCACTGTTTGagtaccacaaggccctggacgagaaggtac GAGAGCGATTACGAGGAGCACTTGAAAGGTGTAGTTTgttagaagaagaattaggtgccacacataaagagataagtttgatcagtcatcgt ctgatgattcttaaagagaagaaaaacccggaaaagatactgatggacGGGGTGCTTGATGTAAATCccaagcaagaaaacatgccaagcgccgATGGAAAG agaaccCGCGACGGCTCTCTGGCTCGGGTGATccagctccaggaaatcataaacaaccaATTGCGGGAGAGCCAGAGGAAGGAGCTCCTGAGCCAGATGAAGGAGCttctggcagccctctctgcccaggtgacagagatggaggaggacctggacacggccaggaaggacctcctcaagtccgaGGAAGTAAACGTGAAACTAGAGCGGGAcctccgcgaa GCCATGGCCCAGAAGGaggacatggagaagagaatcacTACACTTGAGAAACGCTACCTTGCCGCACAGCGCAaagcctcctctgtgcatgacCTTGATGATAAAcctgaaaatgaaatcacaaatAAGGATTCTCtgcatcgacag gAGGAGGATAAAAACCGACCTTTGCAGGAGCAcctggagctggaggagcagaAGCTGCAGCAGACGCTGCCCAGGGCGGAGACGCTGCCAGAAGTGGAGGCTGAGCTGGCTCAGCGGGTGGCcgcgctctccaag TCTGAACTTTGGTCTTCCGGAAGCTCTGTCACTAAGGAGGCTAAACTGTTGGAACTGACCTcccagcttaggaag gtGGAAGAGAGACACCGTAACATCAAGGAgaggctgcgccagatggaggcccaactggaggagaaCAAGAAGGAGCTGCTGTGG GTGCAGCCCCTGAAGGATCAGGACCGGGAGCACGGGCAGCAAGCCAGCGTGCTAGCCAACGTGGCCCAGGCGTTCGAGAGTGACGAGGGCGCGTCTGACGGCGAGGGTGAcggggtcaccctcttcagctcggccTCTCTGCTGTCGCCCAGCGGGCAGGCCGATGCCGAGACTCTGGCCATGATGATTCAGGAGCAGCTGGACAAGatcaacgaagagatccg gttgatccaAGAAAAGGCCGAGGGGATTGAGAGCAGGGTGGGCAAGAGGAGCCCAAGTAACCTTCGTCGTTTTAAAACCTTGAATTCCCTCAACCTGAATCCCGCCTCCTCGCATGCCAGCTCCTTCCCGCCCAGCAGAGGGCGCTCCAAGCCCCGAAGGAGGCGGCGCAGGCTGGCGCGGAAAGTAGACAAGCTGGACATCAAGACTCTG cctagtgatttaaggaagcattgttgaaag ctgccaccTATACCAGAAGAGGTAcaagatgacaagaccgccatcaaaTGTGAAGCCTCGACCCCCGCCTTGCTGCGGTTCCTTCGGCTAGACCGGCTGGACAGGGGGTCACCGCACAGAGCCAGCTACGAGGACATCAGGGACGCCCGCAA CTCGACAGGCTCTCAAGACAGCCCCGGGGgcaaccccagcagcagccaggactCACTGcagaaagccccaaagaagaagggcatcaagtcctccatcgGTCGTTTGTTTGGCAAGAAGGAGAAGGGCCGGCCTGGACACCCCGGCAAGGAGGCgctaggaccaggtgggtgcctcaccgttcagagggaggagg CCCGGATATACAAGAAAAA GCATGAGTTGCTGGAGGAAGCCTGGAGACAAGGCGTGC TCTCACAGTGGGACGGGCCAACTGTTGTGGTCTGGCTGGAG TTCTGAGTCGGGATGCCAGCCTGGTACGTGGCTGCTT GAGCCAACGTGAAGAGCGGCGTCATCGTGCCTCCCCTTTTGGACACGGAGATCCAGCGTGAGATCGGCATCAGCAACCCGCTGCACCTGCTGAAGCTGCGGCTGGCGATCCAGGAGATCATGTCCCTGACCGGCCCCTCCGCCCCTCCCAGGTCCAGAACGGTGCACCTCCCTCCTTCCGTAGGGAGAGTTCGCGCCCCGTTTGTGTCGCTTCCGGGGTTCTCTATACAGATGTCCACTGTTCCAGATTAA